From one Catellatospora sp. IY07-71 genomic stretch:
- a CDS encoding DoxX family protein, which translates to MNLALWIAAGLLAGVALLGGITKTFVPKDKLAAAHSGGEWLRHAGAGFVKTLGILELLAAVGLTLPGVLGIATFMVPVTAVCWIVLMIGAMITHGRLGQYSLALLNFAYLATAAFVAWGRFSLEPFTG; encoded by the coding sequence ATGAACCTCGCGCTGTGGATCGCAGCCGGCCTGCTGGCAGGCGTCGCCCTGCTGGGCGGCATCACCAAGACGTTCGTGCCGAAGGACAAGCTGGCCGCTGCGCACAGCGGTGGCGAATGGCTCCGCCACGCCGGCGCCGGCTTCGTCAAGACGCTCGGGATTCTCGAGTTGCTGGCCGCCGTCGGCCTGACCCTGCCAGGCGTGCTCGGCATCGCGACGTTCATGGTGCCGGTGACCGCCGTCTGCTGGATCGTGCTCATGATCGGAGCGATGATCACACACGGCCGTCTCGGTCAGTATTCGCTGGCACTACTGAACTTCGCCTATCTCGCGACCGCGGCCTTCGTCGCGTGGGGCCGCTTCAGCCTCGAGCCCTTCACCGGATAG
- a CDS encoding metal-sensitive transcriptional regulator, producing MQLNEALAGDALNRLKRAQGQLASVISMIEEGEECEKVLTQLAAVSRALDRAGFKLVASGMRHCQRARERGEEPPMTEEELEKLFLALA from the coding sequence ATGCAGTTGAACGAAGCCCTCGCCGGGGACGCCCTCAACCGGCTCAAGCGTGCCCAGGGCCAGCTCGCTTCTGTGATCTCGATGATCGAGGAAGGCGAGGAGTGCGAGAAGGTGCTCACTCAGCTCGCGGCGGTCTCCCGGGCACTTGATCGGGCCGGTTTCAAGCTGGTCGCCTCCGGGATGCGGCACTGCCAGCGAGCCCGTGAGCGCGGCGAAGAGCCACCGATGACCGAGGAAGAGCTGGAGAAGCTGTTCCTGGCGCTCGCCTGA
- a CDS encoding rhodanese-like domain-containing protein, translated as MEIVSFRTPGLGDQTYLLTHDGRGVLVDPQRDIDRFLTAAAERDVQLRFVLETHLHNDYVSGGEQAALRTGAELVLPAAAAAAYPHTPAFHLEDIKGGQGLRVRPIHTPGHTPEHTSYLVLIDGEPVAVFSGGSLLVASAGRPDLLGMPRARTLAKLQYGSLHRLAGLPRDIELLPTHGEGSFCTSSGAGRYTSTIGTEVDTNPLLSIGDVEAFADRLLAEPMPIPAFYRHMGPANTLGVPPMPPVTVPELDITGLPAGAHVVDIRPRVALAAGHLPGSLGIELGTDFGSWAGWLLPYQAPIVLVADRGQDVAEAVTQLAQIGIDTVTGVLYDLAAAATSGFELADLPTFLSYVTAPHAQVLDVRMPSEQAAVSIDGAMCRFLPDLITDGIPAELDRARPVLVACGSGRRAAIAATVLLREGYQPIVLTGAGVPDVAAAAAA; from the coding sequence ATGGAGATCGTCTCGTTCCGCACGCCCGGTCTGGGCGACCAGACCTACCTGCTCACACATGATGGCCGGGGCGTGCTCGTGGACCCGCAGCGCGACATCGACCGGTTCCTGACCGCCGCCGCCGAGCGCGACGTGCAGCTGCGGTTCGTCCTGGAGACGCACCTGCACAACGACTACGTCTCCGGCGGCGAGCAGGCCGCACTGCGTACCGGGGCGGAGCTGGTCCTGCCCGCCGCGGCGGCCGCAGCCTACCCGCACACCCCGGCGTTCCACCTGGAGGACATCAAGGGCGGGCAGGGTCTGCGCGTGCGCCCGATCCACACTCCAGGCCACACCCCGGAGCACACCAGCTACCTGGTGCTCATCGACGGCGAGCCGGTGGCGGTGTTCTCCGGTGGCAGCCTGCTGGTGGCCTCGGCCGGCCGGCCCGACCTGCTGGGCATGCCCCGCGCCCGGACCCTCGCCAAGCTGCAGTACGGCTCCCTGCACCGGCTGGCCGGGCTGCCCCGCGACATCGAGCTTCTGCCCACTCACGGCGAGGGATCGTTCTGCACGTCCAGCGGCGCCGGCCGCTACACCTCCACCATCGGCACGGAGGTCGACACCAACCCGCTGCTGTCCATCGGTGACGTCGAGGCGTTCGCCGATCGGCTGCTTGCCGAGCCGATGCCGATCCCCGCGTTCTACCGGCACATGGGCCCGGCCAACACCCTCGGCGTGCCGCCGATGCCGCCGGTCACCGTGCCCGAACTGGACATCACCGGCCTGCCCGCAGGCGCACACGTGGTCGACATCCGCCCACGCGTCGCGCTCGCCGCGGGTCATCTGCCCGGATCGCTCGGCATCGAGCTGGGCACCGACTTCGGGTCGTGGGCCGGCTGGCTGCTGCCCTACCAGGCCCCGATCGTCCTCGTGGCCGACCGCGGTCAGGACGTGGCCGAGGCCGTGACCCAGCTTGCGCAGATCGGCATCGACACCGTCACCGGGGTCTTGTACGACCTCGCCGCCGCGGCGACCTCCGGTTTCGAGCTGGCCGACCTGCCCACCTTCCTCAGCTACGTCACGGCGCCGCACGCGCAGGTCCTCGACGTGCGCATGCCCAGTGAGCAGGCCGCCGTGTCAATCGACGGCGCCATGTGCCGGTTCCTGCCTGACCTGATCACCGACGGCATCCCGGCCGAGCTCGACCGCGCCCGGCCTGTGCTCGTTGCCTGCGGCTCGGGGCGCCGTGCGGCCATCGCCGCGACGGTCCTGCTGCGCGAGGGCTACCAGCCGATCGTGCTTACCGGCGCCGGGGTCCCCGACGTGGCCGCCGCCGCAGCCGCCTGA
- a CDS encoding rhodanese-like domain-containing protein: protein MTQTAPAAIDVVSTRALLAANPDTLLVDVRTPGEYETAHIAGSINLPLDQVDAHLQHIVAAAGATMVIVCQSGNRAGQCQSRLSAAGVTGAAVMTGGLNAWLAAGAPVVRGRQRWSLERQVRLVAGGIVLVSIVASVWLPAARYLAGFIGAGLTFAALTDTCAMGMMLAKLPYNRPAKAADVRQALAARGGRSIR, encoded by the coding sequence ATGACCCAGACCGCGCCCGCGGCCATCGACGTCGTGTCCACCCGGGCACTGCTGGCCGCCAACCCCGACACCCTGCTCGTCGACGTGCGCACGCCGGGCGAGTACGAGACCGCGCACATCGCCGGCTCGATCAACCTGCCCCTCGATCAGGTCGACGCGCACCTGCAGCACATCGTGGCCGCCGCCGGCGCCACCATGGTGATCGTCTGCCAGTCCGGCAACCGTGCCGGGCAGTGCCAGAGCAGGCTCAGTGCCGCCGGGGTCACCGGCGCCGCAGTGATGACCGGCGGTCTCAACGCCTGGCTGGCGGCCGGCGCGCCCGTGGTGCGCGGGCGGCAGCGCTGGAGCCTGGAGCGCCAGGTCCGCCTGGTCGCCGGAGGCATCGTCCTGGTGTCGATCGTCGCCAGCGTGTGGCTGCCCGCCGCACGTTACCTGGCCGGGTTCATCGGCGCCGGTCTGACGTTCGCCGCGCTGACCGACACCTGCGCCATGGGCATGATGCTGGCCAAACTGCCCTACAACCGGCCCGCGAAGGCCGCCGACGTCCGGCAGGCCCTCGCCGCGCGGGGCGGGAGGTCCATCCGATGA
- a CDS encoding sulfite exporter TauE/SafE family protein encodes MTAWLALTLAASVAIGLTLGMLGGGGSILTVPVLVYLADIEPKSAIAMSLVVVGVTSTVALVPHARASRVQWRTGALFGAAGMAGAYVGGRVAQFIPGAVLLVAFAAMMLVTAVAMLRSRRGITAAHRPDEARLPVVKILAEGVAVGLVTGLVGAGGGFLVVPALVLLGGLPMPVAVGTSLLVIAMKSVAGLGGYLHSVSIDWRLTAAVTAVAVLGSIAGGRLAGRIDPALLRRTFGWFVVVMGVGVLAGQLAG; translated from the coding sequence ATGACCGCCTGGCTCGCCCTCACCCTGGCCGCGTCCGTGGCCATCGGGCTGACGCTGGGCATGCTCGGCGGAGGCGGCTCGATCCTCACCGTCCCGGTGCTGGTCTACCTAGCCGACATCGAACCGAAGTCCGCGATCGCGATGTCGCTGGTCGTGGTCGGGGTGACCAGCACCGTCGCGCTCGTGCCGCACGCCCGCGCCAGCCGGGTGCAGTGGCGCACCGGAGCGCTGTTCGGCGCGGCCGGCATGGCCGGCGCCTACGTCGGCGGCCGCGTCGCCCAGTTCATCCCCGGCGCCGTGCTGCTGGTCGCCTTCGCAGCGATGATGCTGGTGACCGCAGTCGCGATGCTGCGCTCCCGGCGCGGCATCACCGCAGCGCATCGGCCCGACGAGGCGCGGCTGCCGGTGGTGAAGATCCTCGCCGAGGGGGTGGCGGTCGGGCTGGTCACCGGCCTGGTCGGGGCGGGCGGCGGCTTCCTCGTCGTACCGGCCCTCGTGCTGCTGGGCGGGCTGCCCATGCCCGTGGCCGTGGGCACGTCGCTGCTGGTCATCGCGATGAAGTCTGTCGCCGGGCTGGGCGGCTACCTGCACAGCGTCAGCATCGACTGGCGCCTGACCGCCGCGGTCACCGCCGTCGCCGTGCTCGGCAGCATCGCCGGTGGCCGCCTGGCCGGCCGGATCGACCCCGCCCTGCTACGCCGCACCTTCGGCTGGTTCGTCGTCGTCATGGGCGTTGGGGTCCTGGCCGGGCAACTGGCCGGATAA
- a CDS encoding OsmC family protein, whose amino-acid sequence MSTTTTQMPAHVLQVRHDHGERYEITVRGHRILVDQPVDVGGENAAPTPVELFVASLAGCVAYYAGRFLARHGITREGLGVHVAYRMAADRPARVTAIDLTVTVPARLPADRRPALRAVIEHCTVHNSLVDPPSVRIDLAA is encoded by the coding sequence ATGTCCACCACGACCACCCAGATGCCGGCCCACGTCCTGCAGGTCCGCCACGACCACGGCGAACGGTACGAGATCACCGTGCGCGGGCATCGCATCCTCGTCGACCAGCCGGTCGACGTCGGCGGAGAAAACGCGGCCCCGACCCCGGTCGAACTGTTCGTGGCGTCGCTGGCCGGCTGCGTCGCGTACTACGCCGGGCGGTTCCTAGCTCGTCACGGCATCACCCGTGAGGGCCTGGGCGTGCACGTCGCGTACCGGATGGCCGCCGACCGCCCCGCCCGTGTCACCGCGATCGACCTGACCGTCACCGTCCCGGCCCGCCTGCCCGCCGATCGACGGCCGGCCCTGCGCGCCGTGATCGAGCACTGCACGGTACACAACAGCCTGGTCGACCCGCCGTCGGTGCGCATCGACCTGGCCGCGTGA
- a CDS encoding DsrE/DsrF/DrsH-like family protein, translated as MNTVHADERIPHAAIVPDFGATAPAGRKLAIICSKGNLDMAYPGLILANAALGEGVETHLFFTFWGFDMITKSRMGELKFTMLGNTATHLPQGLGGLPGMTAMATRQMKKQIAQIGVPSVPELLRQIVDSGGHLWACRMSADMMHIAETDLFEPVEAIISAADFIEKSDGAQIIFI; from the coding sequence ATGAACACCGTCCACGCCGACGAGCGCATCCCACACGCGGCGATCGTGCCCGACTTCGGCGCCACCGCCCCGGCCGGCCGCAAGCTGGCGATCATCTGTTCCAAGGGCAACCTCGACATGGCCTACCCCGGGCTCATCCTCGCCAACGCCGCGCTCGGCGAGGGCGTGGAGACGCATCTGTTCTTCACCTTCTGGGGCTTCGACATGATCACGAAGTCGCGGATGGGCGAGCTGAAGTTCACCATGCTCGGTAACACCGCCACCCACCTGCCGCAGGGCCTGGGCGGGCTGCCCGGCATGACCGCGATGGCGACCCGGCAGATGAAGAAGCAGATCGCGCAGATCGGCGTGCCGAGCGTGCCGGAGCTCCTACGGCAGATCGTCGACTCGGGCGGTCACCTGTGGGCGTGCCGGATGTCGGCCGACATGATGCACATCGCCGAGACCGACCTGTTCGAGCCCGTCGAGGCCATCATCAGCGCCGCCGACTTCATCGAGAAGTCCGACGGCGCCCAGATCATCTTCATATAG
- a CDS encoding TusE/DsrC/DsvC family sulfur relay protein, which yields MPVTTVGTAQVHVDAEGFLTEYDEWDEQLGRQLAAAIGIEMTDAHWTPIRFLRADYPEFGQTATLRRVSSLTGIPIKDLFALFPGKPAKKMAYVAGLPKPHGCV from the coding sequence ATGCCCGTCACGACCGTCGGGACCGCCCAGGTCCACGTCGACGCCGAAGGATTCCTCACCGAGTACGACGAGTGGGACGAGCAACTCGGCCGCCAGCTCGCCGCCGCGATCGGCATCGAGATGACCGACGCGCACTGGACACCGATCCGGTTCCTGCGCGCGGACTACCCCGAGTTCGGCCAGACCGCGACCCTGCGCCGGGTCTCCTCCCTCACCGGCATCCCGATCAAGGACCTGTTCGCCCTGTTCCCCGGCAAGCCGGCCAAGAAGATGGCCTACGTCGCCGGGCTGCCCAAACCGCACGGCTGCGTGTGA
- a CDS encoding NAD(P)/FAD-dependent oxidoreductase → MRRLVILGGGTAGTIVANKLRRRLDAAQWQITVVDRDDAHAYQPGFLFVPFGAHRPDDLIKPRSRQLHRGVDLVIEEIDRIDAVANTVHLADGTVLPYDYLVIATGTQPRPDQTPGMLGPQWRQSIFDFYTLDGATALAEALAGFDGGRFVVHIVDMPIKCPVAPLEFAFLAEAYFRHRGIRDRVEMVYATPLPGAFTKPIASALLGSMLDDRKIAVEADFLVERIDPDRRTLVSYDEREIGFDLLVTVPLNMGADLVARSGLGDELNHVPVDKHTLQAKGHDNIFVLGDASDIPTSKAGSVAHFSAEVFTANFLQLIDGRPMTGAFDGHANCFVESGDGKALLIDFNYDTEPLPGTYPVPAAGPFRLLEETRANHWGKLAFGWLYWNALLPGRRLPLPAHLSMAGKHQPNVSKE, encoded by the coding sequence ATGCGCCGACTAGTGATCCTGGGTGGGGGTACGGCCGGGACGATCGTGGCCAACAAGCTGCGCCGCCGTCTGGATGCCGCGCAGTGGCAGATCACGGTGGTCGACCGGGACGACGCACACGCCTACCAGCCGGGGTTCCTGTTCGTCCCGTTCGGCGCCCACCGGCCCGACGACCTCATCAAGCCCCGCAGCCGCCAACTGCACCGGGGCGTCGACCTGGTCATCGAAGAAATCGACCGGATCGACGCCGTCGCGAACACCGTTCACCTGGCCGACGGCACGGTACTGCCCTACGACTACCTGGTGATCGCGACCGGTACGCAGCCGCGCCCAGACCAGACTCCGGGCATGCTCGGCCCGCAGTGGCGACAGAGCATCTTCGACTTCTACACCCTGGACGGCGCCACCGCCCTGGCCGAGGCCCTCGCGGGCTTCGACGGCGGCCGGTTCGTGGTGCACATCGTCGACATGCCGATCAAGTGCCCGGTGGCGCCGCTGGAGTTCGCGTTCCTGGCCGAGGCGTACTTCCGGCACCGGGGCATCCGCGACCGGGTCGAGATGGTGTACGCCACGCCGCTGCCCGGCGCGTTCACCAAGCCGATCGCGTCGGCGCTGCTCGGGTCGATGCTCGACGATCGCAAGATCGCCGTCGAGGCGGACTTCCTGGTCGAGCGGATCGACCCCGACCGCAGAACGCTGGTCTCCTACGACGAGCGTGAGATCGGGTTCGACCTGCTGGTGACCGTGCCGCTGAACATGGGTGCCGACCTCGTCGCCCGCTCGGGCCTGGGCGACGAGCTCAACCATGTCCCGGTCGACAAGCACACGCTGCAGGCCAAGGGCCACGACAACATCTTCGTCCTCGGCGACGCCAGCGACATTCCCACCTCCAAGGCCGGATCGGTGGCGCATTTCTCCGCCGAGGTCTTCACCGCCAACTTTCTGCAGCTGATCGACGGCCGGCCGATGACCGGCGCGTTCGACGGGCATGCCAACTGCTTCGTGGAGTCCGGCGACGGCAAGGCGCTGCTCATCGACTTCAACTACGACACCGAACCACTGCCGGGCACATACCCCGTACCAGCAGCCGGACCGTTCCGGCTGCTGGAGGAGACCAGGGCCAACCACTGGGGCAAGCTCGCGTTCGGCTGGCTGTACTGGAACGCGCTGCTGCCCGGCCGTCGGCTTCCGCTGCCGGCCCACCTGTCCATGGCCGGCAAGCACCAGCCCAACGTCAGCAAGGAGTAA
- a CDS encoding multicopper oxidase family protein, whose protein sequence is MAATEWPAMASEPVSRRRALALLGLGGMVMAAGGVSWMSCAAGEPGGGGALAQPQLLTSRDGLLEVTLTAAPGTQLAGRKSSAWAYNGASPGPTLRVKAGDLLRVKLVNNIDQPTNLHTHGLHVSPQANSDNPFVTVAPGSSFDYTIAVPADHPPGTYWYHPHHHGTVADQIFAGLAGALLVQNGPDLPVDDDISLLVTDITLDGAGNVIPPNPMARMAGREGELVLVNGQYQPVVTASPGTAQRWRIINGCVSRVLDLRLEGHRLTQIALDGVFLPAPAQHDRLVLAPGNRADLLVRPADSGRYALISEPYDRGGLGMMGDMMNGGPAARGPVTLATLHSRGPAATPPPLPATLPAPPVPPDTVTARRQITFAMGMGMGFTIDGRSFDPDRDDQRVQLDTIEEWAIVNSSTMDHPFHLHAWPFHVLTPPGTSPAAVRQDVVLVPAGGSVRLRIPFTDFAGRSVYHCHILDHEDLGMMATVNVSA, encoded by the coding sequence ATGGCGGCAACGGAATGGCCTGCCATGGCCAGCGAGCCGGTCAGTCGGCGCCGGGCCCTGGCCCTGCTGGGGCTGGGCGGGATGGTCATGGCCGCCGGTGGGGTGAGCTGGATGAGCTGCGCCGCAGGTGAACCCGGCGGTGGCGGGGCTTTGGCGCAGCCGCAGCTGCTCACCAGCCGCGATGGACTCCTCGAGGTGACGCTCACCGCAGCACCTGGTACACAACTGGCCGGGCGAAAGTCCTCCGCATGGGCGTACAACGGCGCCTCGCCCGGACCGACCCTGCGGGTCAAGGCCGGTGACCTGCTGCGGGTGAAGCTGGTCAACAACATCGACCAGCCCACCAACCTGCACACCCATGGCCTGCACGTGTCCCCGCAGGCAAACAGCGACAACCCGTTCGTCACCGTCGCCCCCGGCAGCAGCTTCGACTACACCATCGCCGTCCCAGCCGACCACCCGCCCGGCACGTACTGGTACCACCCGCACCACCACGGCACCGTCGCCGACCAGATCTTCGCCGGGCTCGCCGGGGCGCTGCTGGTCCAGAACGGCCCCGACCTGCCCGTCGACGACGACATCAGCCTGCTGGTCACCGACATCACCCTCGACGGTGCCGGAAACGTCATACCGCCCAACCCCATGGCCAGAATGGCCGGCCGAGAAGGCGAACTCGTGCTCGTCAACGGCCAATACCAGCCCGTCGTCACGGCCTCGCCCGGCACCGCGCAACGGTGGCGGATCATCAACGGTTGCGTCTCGCGCGTGCTCGACCTGCGGCTTGAAGGGCACCGGCTGACCCAGATCGCGCTCGACGGCGTGTTCCTGCCCGCCCCGGCCCAGCACGACCGGCTGGTGCTCGCCCCAGGCAACCGTGCCGACCTGCTTGTACGCCCGGCTGACAGCGGCCGGTACGCGCTGATCAGCGAACCCTACGACAGAGGCGGGCTGGGCATGATGGGCGACATGATGAACGGCGGACCGGCCGCCCGCGGCCCGGTCACCCTGGCCACCCTGCACAGCCGGGGACCGGCCGCCACCCCGCCGCCGCTGCCCGCGACCCTGCCCGCGCCGCCCGTCCCACCGGACACCGTGACCGCCCGGCGTCAGATCACCTTTGCCATGGGCATGGGCATGGGATTCACCATCGACGGCCGGAGCTTCGACCCCGACCGCGACGATCAGCGGGTTCAGCTCGACACCATCGAAGAGTGGGCCATCGTCAATTCCAGCACGATGGACCATCCGTTTCACCTGCATGCCTGGCCGTTCCACGTGCTGACGCCACCCGGCACCAGCCCGGCAGCCGTACGCCAGGACGTCGTACTGGTGCCGGCGGGCGGCTCGGTCCGGCTGCGCATCCCGTTCACCGACTTCGCCGGCCGCAGCGTCTACCACTGCCACATCCTCGATCACGAAGACCTCGGCATGATGGCCACGGTCAACGTCAGTGCCTGA
- a CDS encoding glycosyl hydrolase, giving the protein MAASARSRSSTGTGPGPASWPSSGTGTAPRGGNYSAPCDFVPDLGNPSSKLYQDIDLVVRELKKMGDAGIPVLFRPLHEADNNYMWWTKKGADAHKQLWRLIFHRAQAAGVDNVLWVFNGMASGQSTPLSAWYPGDAYADLVTSDYFQSAGDFATCRSVGTGKTVAVAETFSPLQPASDAAWSYFVVWASRDWAGSGKDVPALWRNAMADPRTISIDQLPDMTRW; this is encoded by the coding sequence GTGGCAGCGTCCGCACGCAGCAGGTCATCGACTGGCACCGGGCCCGGCCCGGCCTCGTGGCCTTCCAGTGGCACTGGTACTGCCCCCCGGGGCGGCAACTACTCGGCTCCCTGCGACTTCGTCCCCGACCTGGGCAATCCGTCGTCCAAGCTGTACCAGGACATCGATCTGGTCGTGCGGGAGCTGAAGAAGATGGGCGACGCGGGCATCCCGGTGCTGTTCCGACCCCTGCACGAGGCCGACAACAACTACATGTGGTGGACGAAGAAGGGCGCCGACGCCCACAAGCAGCTCTGGCGGCTGATCTTCCATCGTGCCCAGGCGGCCGGCGTCGACAACGTGCTGTGGGTGTTCAACGGCATGGCCAGCGGCCAGAGCACGCCACTGTCAGCGTGGTACCCCGGCGACGCCTACGCCGACCTGGTCACCTCCGACTACTTCCAGAGCGCCGGCGACTTCGCCACCTGCCGGTCGGTCGGCACGGGCAAGACCGTCGCGGTGGCCGAGACGTTCAGCCCGCTGCAGCCCGCCAGCGACGCCGCCTGGTCCTACTTCGTCGTGTGGGCCTCCCGCGACTGGGCGGGCAGCGGCAAGGACGTGCCGGCCCTGTGGCGAAACGCCATGGCCGACCCGAGGACCATCTCGATCGACCAACTGCCCGACATGACCCGGTGGTGA
- a CDS encoding potassium channel family protein has product MRHRGHLSWAQALALVAGVSAAVVTSGAVLVTRTDPQRFPDLWVALWWAASTVTTVGYGDVVPASAAGRAVGVVLMFVGIGSIAFLTAVAASAIVVGEVGAEEERIESEQREIEDIQESIFRRLVDIDTRLRRMEVAARRRRRRHGQSSPHGRKSP; this is encoded by the coding sequence GTGCGCCACCGCGGCCACCTTTCCTGGGCGCAGGCCCTGGCGCTGGTCGCCGGAGTCTCGGCGGCGGTGGTGACATCCGGTGCGGTGCTGGTGACCCGGACGGACCCGCAGCGTTTCCCCGACCTGTGGGTGGCTTTGTGGTGGGCGGCCAGCACCGTCACGACCGTCGGATACGGCGATGTCGTGCCCGCATCCGCGGCCGGGCGGGCGGTCGGCGTGGTGCTGATGTTCGTCGGCATCGGCTCCATCGCGTTTCTGACGGCCGTGGCCGCCTCCGCGATCGTCGTCGGGGAGGTCGGTGCAGAGGAGGAACGCATCGAGTCCGAGCAGCGCGAGATCGAGGACATCCAGGAGTCGATCTTCAGGCGGCTGGTGGACATCGACACGCGCCTGCGGCGCATGGAAGTCGCCGCCCGGCGCCGCAGGCGCAGACACGGCCAGAGCAGCCCGCATGGGCGCAAATCCCCGTAG
- a CDS encoding CotH kinase family protein, with product MRVRHYWKLLATCVAVVAALVVVAGNVRIAPIVTSQASGKHDEVVQNIEGTVDLFDATVAHTVTIAYAEADYQRMFDEYMATGEKEYVRADATIDGTLIRDVGIRLKGNSTLSGVTHEGRTRSLFGDGEGGPGGWPGGGFPGMPEGALPQPPGAMMGGGPGGFGRTSLDSAKPEELPWLLSFNEFAAGRRYQGRSEVAVRVSGMGGGSAVVNEAVSLAVAQAAGQPVQRYSYAAFEVGGRPVKARLLVEHPDEDFADRLGNGVLYKSLATGQFTYQGEDPTAYADDFKQVNNKGSHDLAPVIDLVKWANEASAADFDDHLGDHVDIESFADYLALQNLLLNFDDMSGPGKNYYLWYNLDTRKFQVISWDHNLTFSGSATAGPHDTMSIGGLGGFAGGGAFQPPEGMELPEGMQLPEGFNPPAGGGPGAGRGAMMGGNKLKERFLASNAFKKVYEDAYRELYGKIYADKAAEKALDQITTTLGAVQGTDAAAVKTDVEKLRSTVRQRAEALAEDEVIKG from the coding sequence GTGCGCGTGCGCCACTACTGGAAACTGCTGGCCACCTGCGTGGCCGTGGTCGCCGCGCTGGTCGTGGTCGCCGGCAACGTGCGCATCGCGCCCATCGTGACCAGCCAGGCCTCCGGCAAGCACGACGAGGTGGTCCAGAACATCGAGGGCACCGTCGACCTGTTCGACGCTACCGTCGCGCACACGGTGACGATCGCCTACGCCGAGGCGGACTACCAGCGCATGTTCGACGAGTACATGGCAACGGGGGAGAAGGAGTACGTGCGCGCCGACGCCACGATCGACGGCACCCTGATCCGCGACGTCGGCATCCGGCTCAAGGGCAACTCGACCCTGTCCGGCGTCACCCACGAAGGCAGGACCAGGTCGCTGTTCGGAGACGGGGAAGGCGGTCCGGGCGGCTGGCCCGGCGGCGGATTCCCCGGCATGCCCGAAGGCGCCTTGCCGCAGCCGCCTGGCGCAATGATGGGTGGCGGGCCCGGCGGGTTCGGGCGTACGAGCCTGGACAGCGCCAAGCCCGAAGAACTGCCGTGGCTGCTGAGCTTTAACGAGTTCGCCGCAGGCCGCCGTTACCAGGGTCGCAGCGAGGTCGCAGTGCGGGTGTCGGGTATGGGCGGCGGCTCCGCCGTGGTCAACGAGGCGGTCTCGCTCGCGGTCGCTCAGGCCGCGGGGCAGCCCGTGCAGCGCTACTCCTACGCCGCTTTCGAGGTCGGCGGACGCCCGGTCAAGGCTCGGCTGCTGGTCGAGCATCCGGACGAGGACTTCGCCGACCGGCTCGGCAACGGCGTGCTCTACAAGTCGCTGGCGACCGGGCAGTTCACCTACCAGGGCGAGGACCCGACCGCATACGCCGACGACTTCAAGCAGGTCAACAACAAGGGCAGCCATGACCTCGCGCCGGTCATCGATCTGGTGAAGTGGGCCAACGAGGCCTCCGCCGCCGACTTCGACGACCATCTGGGCGATCATGTCGACATCGAGTCGTTCGCCGATTACCTGGCCCTGCAGAACCTGCTGCTGAACTTCGACGACATGTCGGGTCCGGGCAAGAACTACTACCTGTGGTACAACCTCGACACCAGGAAGTTCCAGGTCATCAGCTGGGACCACAACCTGACCTTCAGCGGCAGCGCCACGGCCGGTCCCCACGACACCATGTCCATAGGCGGTCTGGGCGGCTTTGCCGGTGGTGGGGCGTTCCAGCCGCCCGAGGGCATGGAATTGCCGGAGGGCATGCAGTTGCCAGAAGGGTTCAACCCTCCAGCAGGCGGGGGGCCCGGCGCCGGGCGCGGCGCGATGATGGGCGGCAACAAACTCAAGGAGCGGTTCTTGGCGTCGAACGCGTTCAAGAAGGTCTACGAGGATGCATACCGCGAGCTCTACGGCAAGATCTACGCCGACAAGGCGGCCGAGAAGGCCCTCGACCAGATCACGACCACGCTCGGCGCAGTGCAGGGAACTGACGCTGCCGCTGTCAAAACCGACGTCGAGAAGCTGCGCAGCACGGTCCGGCAACGAGCCGAGGCCCTGGCCGAGGACGAAGTGATCAAAGGCTGA